The Streptomyces sp. ICC1 DNA window TGGAGGGCCCGGTCGAGTTCGTCCTGGACGACGGGACGGTAGCCCGGTCCGACCGGTTCATGGTCGCCCTCTGCACGTGCCGCCGCAGCCGTACGTACCCGTGGTGCGACACCAGCCACCGGCGCCGCGAACGAGCCGCGCCACCGCCCGAGAACAGGAACCCGGAATGACCCGTCCTCCGAGCCCGACCAGCACCGTGACCGCCCGCGGCCCCCGGCTCGTCGAAGGGCGGGGCGAACTCTCCGACGCCGTCACCCGGGCCCTGCGGACGGGAACCCCGCCGGTGTACGCCCCCGGCGACGTGCTCAAGGCCGACCCGTGGGGCGAAGACCTCCAGCTCGCCCTCTACGTGCTGTACGAACTGCACTACCGCGGCTTCGCGGAGGTGGAGGACGCACGCGAATGGGACCCGGACCTGCTGCGCCTGCGCCAGGCCATGGAAGACCGCTTCCTGCACGCCCTGCGCACCGAGCTGTCCGACGCGCCCCGGTCCGTCGAGGAAGCCTTCGCCCCGCTCCTCGTCGAGCCCGTGGACCTCTCCGACAGCCTCAGCCACCACCTCGAAACCGACGGCGAGCTCTGGCAGTTGCGCGAATACGCGGCCCTGCGTTCCCTCTACCACCTCAAGGAGGCCGACCCGCACGCGTGGGTGATCCCGCGGCTCACCGGGCGGGCCAAGGCCGCGATGGTGGCCATCGAGTACGACGAGTTCGGCGCCGGCCACGCCGACCGCATTCACGCACGGCTCTTCGCCGACCTCATGGCCGACCTCGACCTGGATCCCGCCTACGGCCGCTACCTCGAGCAAGGCCCGGCGCCGCTGCTCGCCACCGTGAACCTGATGTCCCTCTTCGGCCTGCACCGGGCCCTGCGCGGAGCGCTCGTCGGCCACTTCGCCTGCGTCGAGGTCACCTCCTCACCCGGCTCCCGCCGCCTGGCCAAGGCCATGCGGCGCTGCGGCGCGGGCCCCGCCGCCGAGCACTTCTACGCCGAGCACGTCGAGGCCGACGCCGTCCACGAACAGGTCGTACGCCACGAAGTCATCGGTGGCCTCCTCGCCGACGAACCGGACCTCGAAGAGGACATCGCGTTCGGATGCGCGGCAACCGCCCTGCTCGAAGACCGGCTCGCGAGCCACATCCGCGAAGCCTGGGACCACGGACGAAGTGCACTGCGCACGCCCCTGCCCGAGCAGTAGAGGGTGCCGTCACGGAGCGGCGCGACGGCCTCGGGCCCGTCGCGCCGCTTCCACGTCCGCCGTGGTGCGAAGCGTCGCCGCCACTCCGCTGAGCTCCAGGAGCCGACGGAGCGGGGGTGGCAGGGCGAGTCGAGCCCACGCCCTGGCAGCCCACCGCGGGCTGACCGGCGAGGGCCTCGATCCCGTGCGCGGAGAGCACGTACCGGCCCTGCTGCTGGCGGAGCGACTGCTGGAACGCGCGGCTCCCGGGCTGGCTGCGTCCGGGGACCTGGACCTCGCGGCCGAGCTGTTCGACCGGCTGCGGCGCTCCGGCGGCGGAGCCGCGCGGCAGCGCGCCGCCCATCTACGGAGAGGGCACCTGACCGATGTGGTGAGCGAACTGGCGCGCACCACAGCCGCAGCCTGATCGGGCGACTCGTCCGGTCGACCGACCGCTTCAGTGGACGCTGGGACGATGACCCGAATGCGTACGGGAGGGTGAGGGTCAGGTGTTGCGCTGGTCGTGGGTGTCCTGGCGGAGCTGGTCGGTGTGTCGGGTCAGGGTGTCGATGCGTTCGGCGAGTTCGGCGTCTTGGGGCCGCAGGTGGGGCCGGGTGTCGGCCAGTGGGCGGACGAGGTGTGAGGCGTCGTTGTCGGCGAGGGCCCGGTTCAGGTCGCCGACCGCGCTCTCGGCGTCGGCGGGGAGGCCGCTGAGGGAGGTGATCTGGCCGGCGAGGCGGCGCAGGTCGGCGGCGTTCTCGCGGGCCCAGGCGGTGACGGTGCGGTCGGCGGCGCGGGTGTCGCGGGTGGCCTGGACGCGCTGGTCGCCGGTGCTCCCGGCGGTGCCGGGGCGCAGGCGCAGGTAGCGGCGTTCGGCGGCCTGACGGCTGGCGACCCCGAGGGGGTTTGCGAGGTCGGCCCAGCTCGCACCGTGTTCGCGGGCGGTTTCGATCAGTCCGCTCTCCCAGCCGGCGAGCTCCTCGCGGATTTCGCGCAGCATGACCAGCGCGGCCAGCGCCGAGTCCGGGCCGGTGTCCGATGCGGGCTCCAGCCGGTCCCTGGGCGTGCCCGCGCGCGGATCCTGGGCGCCTCGTACGGCCTGGTTGATGGCTTCCAGGGCCGCGGCGGCGGCCACGAAGGGGAGGGGTGAGAGGGGTGAGAGCGACTCGGCGTACTCGTTCATGGGCACTCTCCACGGCTCTGTCACCCTCCAGGTGACATCCTGCTTGTCATCGTTTCGATGACATGTTACAACGGATGCACGTTGAAGCGCATTGGCAGTTTCTGCCTGAACCAACTGGAGGTGTTTCGCGATGTTGATGCGCACTGA harbors:
- a CDS encoding HSP18 transcriptional regulator; the encoded protein is MNEYAESLSPLSPLPFVAAAAALEAINQAVRGAQDPRAGTPRDRLEPASDTGPDSALAALVMLREIREELAGWESGLIETAREHGASWADLANPLGVASRQAAERRYLRLRPGTAGSTGDQRVQATRDTRAADRTVTAWARENAADLRRLAGQITSLSGLPADAESAVGDLNRALADNDASHLVRPLADTRPHLRPQDAELAERIDTLTRHTDQLRQDTHDQRNT
- a CDS encoding iron-containing redox enzyme family protein, translating into MTRPPSPTSTVTARGPRLVEGRGELSDAVTRALRTGTPPVYAPGDVLKADPWGEDLQLALYVLYELHYRGFAEVEDAREWDPDLLRLRQAMEDRFLHALRTELSDAPRSVEEAFAPLLVEPVDLSDSLSHHLETDGELWQLREYAALRSLYHLKEADPHAWVIPRLTGRAKAAMVAIEYDEFGAGHADRIHARLFADLMADLDLDPAYGRYLEQGPAPLLATVNLMSLFGLHRALRGALVGHFACVEVTSSPGSRRLAKAMRRCGAGPAAEHFYAEHVEADAVHEQVVRHEVIGGLLADEPDLEEDIAFGCAATALLEDRLASHIREAWDHGRSALRTPLPEQ
- a CDS encoding CDGSH iron-sulfur domain-containing protein — translated: MPNDPDPRPCPVPGAADARRVALEPGGPVLVEGPVEFVLDDGTVARSDRFMVALCTCRRSRTYPWCDTSHRRRERAAPPPENRNPE